In one window of Microbacterium dextranolyticum DNA:
- the pepN gene encoding aminopeptidase N, with protein sequence MPGQNLTRTEAQERRAVVDPSPGMTYDIALDLTTGPEVFRSRTVVRFAAVDGGSTFIDLIARDVHEITLNGATLDPSAVFADSRIALHGLAAQNELIVDADCLYTNTGEGLHRFVDPVDGEVYLYSQFEVPDSRRVFAVFEQPDLKAEFTFTITAPEAWKVVSNSPTPEPVPAAVGAATWAFEATPRISSYITAIVAGPYESTFSELTSASGRVVPLGVYGRKSLWQHLDADYIFDKTREGFAYYEEKFGVPYPFAKYDQLFVPEFNAGAMENAGAVTFTETYVFRSKVTDAVKERRVVTILHELAHMWFGDLVTMKWWNDLWLNESFAEWASTIATAEATEWTEAWTTFNAMEKTWAYRQDQLPSTHPVVATINDLDDVQVNFDGITYAKGGSVLKQLAAWVGIDAFFAGVGQYFQKHAFGNTELSDLLVELEATSGRELSEWSKKWLETAGVNTLAPELRVGDDGVISRFAIVQTAPADYPTIRPHRLGVGFYALEGQSLVRTHHVELDVDGDLTEVPELIGERQPDLILLNDDDLAYAKIRLDARSLATAVDHLAGISDPLARSLVWGAAWDQTRDAEASASDYIDLVLSNIGSETESTTVRTTLGQLQLAANAYVAPEKRTAARERVADGLWELATRAEQGSDSQLQFVTAFASAAAAPKHWEQVRSLRDGETVLAGLDIDADLSWTLLVSLAAGGLVTAEQIDSALAADNTSKGGEFAAQAKAALPTVDAKRVAWASLVENSDLPNTVVRSAALGFVHPAGVDVLDAFVDRYFEMLLPVWESRTYQIANYLITGLYPAPLASTALRDATRRWLAAHADAPAALRRLVNENLAGVERALSVQERDGES encoded by the coding sequence GTGCCTGGACAGAACCTCACCCGCACCGAGGCGCAGGAGCGCCGTGCCGTCGTCGACCCCTCGCCGGGGATGACCTACGACATCGCCCTCGACCTCACGACCGGTCCCGAGGTGTTCCGCTCGCGCACCGTCGTCCGCTTCGCGGCCGTCGACGGCGGGTCGACCTTCATCGACCTGATCGCGCGCGACGTGCACGAGATCACCCTCAACGGCGCGACTCTCGATCCGTCTGCGGTGTTCGCCGACTCGCGCATCGCGCTTCACGGACTCGCGGCGCAGAACGAACTCATCGTCGACGCCGACTGCCTCTACACGAACACCGGCGAAGGCCTGCACCGCTTCGTCGACCCCGTCGACGGCGAGGTCTACCTCTATTCGCAGTTCGAAGTGCCGGATTCCCGGCGCGTCTTCGCGGTGTTCGAACAGCCCGATCTGAAGGCGGAGTTCACCTTCACCATCACGGCACCCGAGGCCTGGAAGGTCGTCTCCAACTCCCCGACTCCCGAGCCGGTTCCCGCAGCGGTCGGCGCGGCGACCTGGGCTTTCGAGGCGACCCCGCGCATCTCCTCGTACATCACGGCGATCGTCGCCGGACCCTACGAGTCCACCTTCTCGGAGCTCACGAGCGCGTCGGGCCGGGTCGTCCCCCTCGGCGTGTACGGGCGCAAGAGCCTGTGGCAGCACCTCGACGCCGACTACATCTTCGACAAGACCCGTGAGGGCTTCGCCTACTACGAGGAGAAGTTCGGGGTTCCGTACCCGTTCGCGAAGTACGACCAGCTGTTCGTGCCCGAGTTCAATGCGGGTGCGATGGAGAACGCGGGAGCGGTCACGTTCACCGAGACGTACGTGTTCCGCAGCAAGGTGACGGATGCCGTCAAGGAACGCCGCGTCGTCACGATCCTGCACGAACTGGCCCACATGTGGTTCGGTGACCTCGTGACGATGAAGTGGTGGAACGATCTCTGGCTGAACGAGTCGTTCGCCGAGTGGGCGTCGACGATCGCGACGGCCGAGGCCACGGAGTGGACCGAGGCCTGGACCACCTTCAACGCGATGGAGAAGACCTGGGCATATCGCCAGGACCAGCTGCCGTCGACCCACCCGGTGGTCGCGACGATCAACGACCTCGACGACGTGCAGGTCAACTTCGACGGCATCACCTACGCCAAGGGCGGGTCGGTGCTCAAGCAGCTGGCCGCGTGGGTCGGCATCGACGCCTTCTTCGCCGGGGTCGGGCAGTACTTCCAGAAGCATGCGTTCGGCAACACCGAGCTCAGCGACCTGCTGGTGGAGCTCGAAGCCACCAGCGGGCGCGAGCTGTCGGAGTGGTCGAAGAAGTGGCTCGAGACCGCCGGGGTGAACACGCTCGCGCCGGAGCTGCGCGTCGGGGACGACGGCGTCATCTCCCGCTTCGCCATCGTGCAGACGGCGCCGGCCGACTATCCCACGATCCGTCCGCACCGCCTGGGAGTCGGCTTCTACGCCCTGGAGGGCCAGTCGCTCGTGCGCACCCATCACGTGGAGCTCGACGTCGACGGAGACCTCACCGAGGTTCCCGAGCTGATCGGCGAGCGTCAGCCCGACCTCATCCTGCTGAACGACGACGACCTCGCCTACGCGAAGATCCGTCTCGATGCCCGCTCGCTCGCGACCGCGGTCGACCACCTCGCCGGCATCAGCGACCCGCTCGCGCGATCGCTCGTGTGGGGCGCCGCGTGGGACCAGACCCGCGATGCGGAGGCGTCGGCCTCGGACTACATCGACCTGGTGCTGAGCAACATCGGCTCCGAGACCGAGTCGACCACCGTTCGCACCACGCTCGGGCAGCTCCAGCTCGCCGCAAACGCGTACGTCGCCCCTGAGAAGCGGACCGCCGCGCGCGAACGCGTCGCGGACGGCCTGTGGGAGCTGGCGACGCGTGCCGAGCAGGGCAGCGACAGCCAGCTGCAGTTCGTGACCGCGTTCGCCTCGGCCGCCGCCGCTCCGAAGCATTGGGAGCAGGTGCGGTCGCTCCGCGACGGCGAGACCGTCCTCGCGGGACTCGACATCGACGCAGATCTGTCGTGGACGCTGCTCGTCTCGCTCGCCGCGGGAGGCCTCGTGACGGCCGAGCAGATCGACAGCGCACTCGCCGCGGACAACACGTCCAAGGGCGGGGAGTTCGCCGCTCAGGCGAAGGCCGCGCTGCCGACGGTCGACGCCAAACGCGTCGCGTGGGCGTCGCTGGTCGAGAACTCCGACCTCCCGAACACCGTGGTGCGCTCGGCCGCTCTCGGCTTCGTGCACCCGGCCGGCGTGGACGTGCTCGACGCGTTCGTCGATCGCTACTTCGAGATGCTGCTCCCGGTCTGGGAGTCGCGCACGTACCAGATCGCCAACTACCTCATCACCGGCCTGTACCCGGCCCCGCTCGCCTCGACGGCGCTGCGCGATGCGACGCGACGGTGGCTGGCCGCGCACGCCGACGCCCCCGCGGCTTTGCGTCGCCTCGTGAACGAGAACCTCGCGGGCGTCGAACGTGCTCTGTCCGTTCAGGAGCGCGACGGGGAGAGCTGA